The proteins below come from a single Molothrus ater isolate BHLD 08-10-18 breed brown headed cowbird chromosome 3, BPBGC_Mater_1.1, whole genome shotgun sequence genomic window:
- the GPCPD1 gene encoding glycerophosphocholine phosphodiesterase GPCPD1 isoform X2 — protein sequence MTSCQVTFEVRGPSAPGEVFAICGSCSALGNWNPQLAVVLQTPDDIFEKRWKTTVELPRGIPVQYRYFKGYFLEPKTIDGPCEVIVHTWETHLQPRSITPLENKITVDDGHFGICNGIKTVDAGWLTCQTEIRLRLHYSEKPPVLISKKKFKTSRFRVKLTLEGLEKDDDEEGQDKTSPTVPQKMANTVEFSLISNEDYKCRHSQPDCGYALQPDRWIEYTIQTMEPDNLELIFDFFEEDLGEKVVQDDVLPGHVGSACLLSSTIAELGKSAGVLTLAIMSRNPRKTIGKVRVDYIIIKPIQGYTCDMQASYAKYWKPRTTLDVGHRGAGNSTTTTKLAKVQENTIASLRSAASHGAAFVEFDVHLSKDHVPIVYHDLTCCMAMKKKLDTEPLELFEIAVKELTFDQLQLLKLAHVTALKVKDHNASFNEEENSAFEMQPFPSLQRVLESVPNDVGFDIEIKWISQQRDGQWDGNLSTYFDMNLFLDIILKTVLMNAGRRRIVFSSFHADICTMIRHKQNKYPVLFLTQGESKLYPELMDLRSRTTPIAINFAQFENLLGISVHSEDLLRNPAFITRAISKDLVIFSWGDDTNDPDNRKKLREYGVHGLIYDRIDQNTVASCEDGRKTVS from the exons gAGAGGTTTTTGCAATatgtgggagctgcagtgctttGGGAAATTGGAATCCCCAGCTTGCAGTGGTCCTCCAGACTCCGGATGA TATATTTgagaaaagatggaaaactACTGTAGAGCTTCCTAGAGGAATTCCTGTTCAGTATCGGTATTTTAAAGGATATTTTCTAGAACCTAAG ACTATCGATGGTCCCTGCGAAGTCATAGTTCACACGTGGGAGACTCATCTACAACCACGATCAATTACCCCTTTAG aaaataaaattactgtcGATGATGGACACTTTGGAATCTGTA ATGGTATTAAAACTGTGGATGCTGGGTGGCTGACATGTCAGACAGAAATCAGGCTACGTCTGCATTATTCTGAGAAACCCCCTGTACTGATTTctaagaagaaatttaaaacatcAAGATTTAG AGTAAAATTGACCCTAGAAGGCCTAGAGAAAGATGATGATGAAGAGGGCCAAGACAAGACATCCCCTACTGTTCCCCAGAAAATGGCAAACACGGTGGAATTCTCCTTGATCAGTAACGAGGACTACAAATGTCGGCACTCTCAGCCAGACTGTGGCTATGCCTTGCAGCCAGACCGATGGATAGAATACACAATACAAACCATGGAGCCTGATAACTTGGAGTtgatatttgatttttttgag gaaGATTTAGGTGAGAAGGTAGTACAAGATGATGTACTCCCAGGTCACGTaggctctgcctgcctcctgTCATCCACAATTGCAGAACTTGGAAAGAGTGCTGGAGTTCTTACACTTGCCATTATGAGCAGAAATCCAAGGAAGACAATTGGAAAAGTTAGAG tggaCTACATAATTATCAAACCTATCCAGGGATACACTTGTGATATGCAGGCTTCATATGCAAAGTACTGGAAACCAAGAACAACTCTGGATGTTGGacacaggggagcagggaattcTACAACAACCACTAA GCTTGCTAAAGTTCAAGAGAACACCATTGCATCCCTCAGGAGTGCTGCTAGTCAT GGAGCAGCATTTGTGGAATTTGATGTACATCTTTCTAAAGATCATGTGCCTATAGTATACCACGATCTCACATGTTGCATGGCCATGAAAAAG AAACTGGACACAGAGCCTTTGGAACTGTTTGAGATTGCAGTCAAAGAACTCACATTTGATCAGCTGCAGTTATTAAAG CTGGCTCACGTGACGGCCCTGAAAGTAAAAGATCACAATG CATCTTTTAACGAGGAAGAGAACTCTGCTTTTGAGATGCAGCCGTTTCCTTCTCTGCAAAGA GTCCTGGAGTCTGTTCCTAACGATGTTGGGTTTGACATAGAAATAAAATGGATCTCCCAACAAAGA gaTGGCCAATGGGATGGCAACTTGTCAACTTACTTTGATATGAACCTTTTTCTAGATAttattctgaaaactgttttAATGAATGCTGGACGAagaagaattgtgttttcttcttttcacgCAGATATATGTACAAT GATCCGACATAAGCAAAACAAGTATCCTGTGTTATTTCTCACCCAAGGGGAATCTAAACTCTATCCAGAGCTCATGGATCTTAGATCTCGCACAACTCCAATTGCCATTAACTTTGCACAGTTTGAAAACTTGCTG GGAATTAGTGTGCATTCTGAAGACCTGCTGAGGAATCCAGCATTTATTACACGGGCCATATCCAAAGACCTGGTTATTTTTTCATGGGGTGATGATACAAATGACCCGGATAACAGGAAGAAGCTGAGAGAATATGGTGTTCATGGGTTAATATATGACAG AATTGACCAAAACACTGTAGCCAGTTGTGAAGATGGCAGAAAAACTGTGTCCTGA
- the GPCPD1 gene encoding glycerophosphocholine phosphodiesterase GPCPD1 isoform X1 — protein MTSCQVTFEVRGPSAPGEVFAICGSCSALGNWNPQLAVVLQTPDDIFEKRWKTTVELPRGIPVQYRYFKGYFLEPKTIDGPCEVIVHTWETHLQPRSITPLENKITVDDGHFGICNGIKTVDAGWLTCQTEIRLRLHYSEKPPVLISKKKFKTSRFRVKLTLEGLEKDDDEEGQDKTSPTVPQKMANTVEFSLISNEDYKCRHSQPDCGYALQPDRWIEYTIQTMEPDNLELIFDFFEEDLGEKVVQDDVLPGHVGSACLLSSTIAELGKSAGVLTLAIMSRNPRKTIGKVRVDYIIIKPIQGYTCDMQASYAKYWKPRTTLDVGHRGAGNSTTTTKLAKVQENTIASLRSAASHGAAFVEFDVHLSKDHVPIVYHDLTCCMAMKKKLDTEPLELFEIAVKELTFDQLQLLKLAHVTALKVKDHNASFNEEENSAFEMQPFPSLQRVLESVPNDVGFDIEIKWISQQRDGQWDGNLSTYFDMNLFLDIILKTVLMNAGRRRIVFSSFHADICTMIRHKQNKYPVLFLTQGESKLYPELMDLRSRTTPIAINFAQFENLLGISVHSEDLLRNPAFITRAISKDLVIFSWGDDTNDPDNRKKLREYGVHGLIYDRIYDSNPVQPNIFQVEQLERLKRELPELKSCVSPSVSHFKSITPCKCHHCCMEEKPVDNLKSFQMKKD, from the exons gAGAGGTTTTTGCAATatgtgggagctgcagtgctttGGGAAATTGGAATCCCCAGCTTGCAGTGGTCCTCCAGACTCCGGATGA TATATTTgagaaaagatggaaaactACTGTAGAGCTTCCTAGAGGAATTCCTGTTCAGTATCGGTATTTTAAAGGATATTTTCTAGAACCTAAG ACTATCGATGGTCCCTGCGAAGTCATAGTTCACACGTGGGAGACTCATCTACAACCACGATCAATTACCCCTTTAG aaaataaaattactgtcGATGATGGACACTTTGGAATCTGTA ATGGTATTAAAACTGTGGATGCTGGGTGGCTGACATGTCAGACAGAAATCAGGCTACGTCTGCATTATTCTGAGAAACCCCCTGTACTGATTTctaagaagaaatttaaaacatcAAGATTTAG AGTAAAATTGACCCTAGAAGGCCTAGAGAAAGATGATGATGAAGAGGGCCAAGACAAGACATCCCCTACTGTTCCCCAGAAAATGGCAAACACGGTGGAATTCTCCTTGATCAGTAACGAGGACTACAAATGTCGGCACTCTCAGCCAGACTGTGGCTATGCCTTGCAGCCAGACCGATGGATAGAATACACAATACAAACCATGGAGCCTGATAACTTGGAGTtgatatttgatttttttgag gaaGATTTAGGTGAGAAGGTAGTACAAGATGATGTACTCCCAGGTCACGTaggctctgcctgcctcctgTCATCCACAATTGCAGAACTTGGAAAGAGTGCTGGAGTTCTTACACTTGCCATTATGAGCAGAAATCCAAGGAAGACAATTGGAAAAGTTAGAG tggaCTACATAATTATCAAACCTATCCAGGGATACACTTGTGATATGCAGGCTTCATATGCAAAGTACTGGAAACCAAGAACAACTCTGGATGTTGGacacaggggagcagggaattcTACAACAACCACTAA GCTTGCTAAAGTTCAAGAGAACACCATTGCATCCCTCAGGAGTGCTGCTAGTCAT GGAGCAGCATTTGTGGAATTTGATGTACATCTTTCTAAAGATCATGTGCCTATAGTATACCACGATCTCACATGTTGCATGGCCATGAAAAAG AAACTGGACACAGAGCCTTTGGAACTGTTTGAGATTGCAGTCAAAGAACTCACATTTGATCAGCTGCAGTTATTAAAG CTGGCTCACGTGACGGCCCTGAAAGTAAAAGATCACAATG CATCTTTTAACGAGGAAGAGAACTCTGCTTTTGAGATGCAGCCGTTTCCTTCTCTGCAAAGA GTCCTGGAGTCTGTTCCTAACGATGTTGGGTTTGACATAGAAATAAAATGGATCTCCCAACAAAGA gaTGGCCAATGGGATGGCAACTTGTCAACTTACTTTGATATGAACCTTTTTCTAGATAttattctgaaaactgttttAATGAATGCTGGACGAagaagaattgtgttttcttcttttcacgCAGATATATGTACAAT GATCCGACATAAGCAAAACAAGTATCCTGTGTTATTTCTCACCCAAGGGGAATCTAAACTCTATCCAGAGCTCATGGATCTTAGATCTCGCACAACTCCAATTGCCATTAACTTTGCACAGTTTGAAAACTTGCTG GGAATTAGTGTGCATTCTGAAGACCTGCTGAGGAATCCAGCATTTATTACACGGGCCATATCCAAAGACCTGGTTATTTTTTCATGGGGTGATGATACAAATGACCCGGATAACAGGAAGAAGCTGAGAGAATATGGTGTTCATGGGTTAATATATGACAG GATATACGACTCAAATCCTGTACAACCAAATATATTCCAAGTGGAGCAGCTGGAACGTCTCAAGAGAGAGCTGCCAGAGTTGAAAAGCTGTGTGTCCCCCTCAGTTAGCCACTTCAAATCCATAACTCCATGTAAATGCCATCATTGTTGCATGGAAGAGAAACCTGTAGATAACTTGAAGAGCTTTCAGATGAAGAAGGACTAA